Proteins encoded within one genomic window of Candidatus Thermodiscus eudorianus:
- a CDS encoding NADP-dependent isocitrate dehydrogenase, whose amino-acid sequence MATYACTPDELKPPSEGELAKVENGKLVVPDNPIVVFIEGDGIGPEIMASARKVLDAAVEKAYGGKRKIVWWEMLAGEKAQKECGVLLPQATLEAIKMTRLGLKGPLTTPVGSGYRSLNVAIRMALDLYSNVRPVKWYGQPAPHKYADKVNFVVFRENTEDVYAGIEWPAGTNEALKILEFLKKEFGVELPKDSGIGIKPISEFKTKRHMRRAMEWAIRHGYTRVTIMHKGNIMKYTEGAFRQWAYEVALNEFRDYIVTEDELWEKYNGELPEGKILVNDRIADNMLQQIITRPWDYQIIVTPNLNGDYISDEANALVGGIGMAAGMNLGDGIAVGEPVHGTAPKYAGKNVINPTAEILSGVLLVADFMGWSEVRPLVEDAIRKAIANKIVTYDLARHMPGVEPVKTTEYTDALVQFIKEA is encoded by the coding sequence ATGGCTACATACGCGTGCACGCCAGACGAGCTGAAGCCTCCAAGCGAGGGAGAACTCGCCAAGGTCGAGAACGGCAAGCTGGTCGTGCCCGATAACCCGATAGTAGTGTTCATAGAGGGCGATGGTATAGGCCCCGAGATAATGGCCAGCGCAAGGAAAGTGCTAGACGCCGCCGTGGAGAAGGCCTATGGGGGCAAGAGGAAGATAGTCTGGTGGGAGATGCTGGCAGGCGAGAAAGCCCAGAAGGAGTGCGGTGTACTCCTCCCTCAGGCCACGCTGGAAGCCATAAAGATGACCAGGCTAGGCCTCAAGGGACCCCTAACCACGCCCGTAGGAAGCGGGTACAGGAGCCTGAACGTCGCGATAAGGATGGCACTCGACCTGTACTCGAACGTGAGGCCGGTCAAGTGGTATGGGCAGCCGGCGCCCCACAAGTACGCGGATAAGGTTAACTTCGTGGTATTCAGGGAGAACACCGAGGACGTCTACGCTGGCATAGAGTGGCCCGCCGGCACGAATGAGGCCCTTAAGATACTTGAGTTCCTCAAGAAGGAGTTCGGCGTGGAGCTGCCCAAGGACTCCGGCATCGGGATAAAGCCGATCAGCGAGTTCAAGACCAAGAGGCACATGAGGAGGGCTATGGAGTGGGCCATTAGGCATGGCTACACCAGGGTCACGATAATGCACAAGGGCAACATAATGAAGTACACCGAGGGCGCCTTCAGGCAGTGGGCCTACGAGGTCGCGCTAAACGAGTTCAGGGACTATATAGTGACCGAGGACGAGCTCTGGGAGAAGTACAACGGGGAGCTACCCGAGGGCAAGATACTGGTGAACGACAGGATAGCCGACAACATGCTACAGCAGATAATCACGAGGCCATGGGACTACCAGATAATAGTAACCCCCAACCTGAACGGAGACTACATAAGCGACGAGGCAAACGCCCTCGTCGGAGGCATCGGGATGGCCGCCGGGATGAACCTAGGAGACGGCATAGCAGTTGGAGAACCAGTCCACGGCACAGCCCCCAAGTACGCTGGCAAGAACGTCATAAACCCGACGGCCGAGATACTCAGCGGGGTGCTACTGGTAGCGGACTTCATGGGCTGGAGCGAGGTCAGGCCCCTCGTAGAAGACGCTATAAGGAAGGCGATAGCCAACAAGATAGTGACATACGACCTAGCAAGGCATATGCCGGGAGTAGAGCCGGTGAAGACCACGGAGTACACAGACGCGCTGGTACAGTTCATAAAGGAAGCCTAG